One window from the genome of Nocardioides panaciterrulae encodes:
- a CDS encoding polyamine ABC transporter substrate-binding protein gives MPPDQPYTGPGLSRRGLLRGAGGVAFAGASLAALKLPFFAVDGAQQVPANCRATDVSAQDKQLVISNWPGYIDPRKKATSTFQVFEDRTGISVSYTDDINDNAEFYAKVKNQLSACQTIDRDMIILTDWMAARMIGLGWIQPLDKKKVPNLHANLIDPLRNKPWDPDERFHAPWQSGLTGIAYNASMVKEVGSFEDLITRSDLSGRITLLSEMRDTMGFMLKIVGANPEKFTPTQWGQAIDKLDAAVQGGQVRSFTGNEYIQDLAAGNIVACEAWSGDVIQLQFDNPDIKFVTPEEGLSLWSDNMMVPNQATHEANAEAWINYYYEPEVAAKLAAWVNYICPVKGAQQEMEKIDPSLVDNQLIFPDDSMLSVTWGFMALDDKQIVEYERDFANVTGG, from the coding sequence ATGCCGCCTGACCAGCCGTACACCGGCCCCGGCCTGAGCCGGCGCGGACTGCTCCGCGGGGCCGGGGGCGTGGCGTTCGCGGGCGCCAGCCTGGCCGCGCTGAAGCTGCCGTTCTTCGCGGTCGACGGAGCCCAGCAGGTCCCGGCGAACTGCCGCGCCACCGACGTCTCGGCCCAGGACAAGCAGCTGGTGATCTCCAACTGGCCGGGCTACATCGACCCGAGGAAGAAAGCGACCTCCACCTTCCAGGTGTTCGAGGACCGCACCGGGATCAGCGTCAGCTACACCGACGACATCAACGACAACGCCGAGTTCTACGCCAAGGTGAAGAACCAGCTCAGCGCCTGCCAGACCATCGACCGCGACATGATCATCCTGACCGACTGGATGGCGGCCCGGATGATCGGCCTCGGCTGGATCCAGCCGCTGGACAAGAAGAAGGTCCCGAACCTCCACGCCAACCTGATCGACCCGCTGCGGAACAAGCCCTGGGACCCCGACGAGCGGTTCCACGCGCCGTGGCAGAGCGGCCTGACCGGCATCGCCTACAACGCCTCCATGGTCAAGGAGGTCGGCAGCTTCGAGGATCTGATCACTCGCTCCGACCTCTCGGGCCGGATCACCCTGCTCTCCGAGATGCGGGACACGATGGGGTTCATGCTCAAGATCGTGGGCGCCAACCCGGAGAAGTTCACCCCGACCCAGTGGGGGCAGGCGATCGACAAGCTGGATGCCGCGGTGCAGGGCGGCCAGGTCCGCTCCTTCACGGGCAACGAGTACATCCAGGACCTCGCGGCGGGCAACATCGTGGCCTGCGAGGCGTGGTCGGGCGACGTGATCCAGCTCCAGTTCGACAACCCGGACATCAAGTTCGTGACGCCTGAGGAGGGGTTGTCGCTGTGGAGCGACAACATGATGGTGCCCAACCAGGCCACCCACGAGGCCAACGCCGAGGCGTGGATCAACTACTACTACGAGCCCGAGGTCGCCGCGAAGCTGGCGGCCTGGGTCAACTACATCTGCCCGGTCAAGGGAGCCCAGCAGGAGATGGAGAAGATCGATCCGTCCCTCGTGGACAACCAGCTGATCTTCCCCGACGACTCCATGCTCTCGGTGACCTGGGGGTTCATGGCCCTGGACGACAAGCAGATCGTCGAGTACGAGAGGGACTTCGCCAATGTCACAGGTGGCTGA
- a CDS encoding Lrp/AsnC family transcriptional regulator, which yields MTRKTARPGAQLDEVSRAIIEQLQQDGRRSYAAIGKVVGLSEAAVRQRVQRLIDGGVMQIVAVTDPLELGFARQAMVGVRVSGPLEPVADQVAELEEVDYVVVTAGSYDLLVEVVCESDEHLLELISAKLRMIEGVVATETFMYLRLRKQTYSWGVPLTQS from the coding sequence ATGACCCGCAAGACCGCGCGCCCCGGCGCCCAGCTCGACGAGGTGTCCAGGGCGATCATCGAGCAGCTCCAGCAGGACGGTCGACGGTCCTACGCCGCTATCGGCAAGGTCGTTGGTCTCTCCGAGGCCGCCGTACGCCAGCGCGTGCAGCGGCTCATCGACGGCGGCGTCATGCAGATCGTCGCCGTGACCGACCCCCTGGAGCTCGGGTTCGCCCGCCAGGCGATGGTCGGCGTGCGGGTGTCCGGGCCCCTCGAGCCGGTCGCCGACCAGGTCGCCGAGCTCGAGGAGGTGGACTACGTCGTGGTCACCGCCGGCAGCTACGACCTGCTCGTCGAGGTCGTCTGCGAGAGCGACGAGCACCTGCTCGAGCTGATCTCCGCCAAGCTGCGGATGATCGAGGGCGTGGTCGCCACCGAGACGTTCATGTACCTCAGGCTGCGCAAGCAGACCTACTCCTGGGGCGTCCCGCTCACCCAGTCATGA
- a CDS encoding NAD(P)/FAD-dependent oxidoreductase encodes MTGGLSFWHETARPGRTRRPALPGDLDVDVAIVGAGYTGLWTAYYLAEADPSLRIAVLEAETAGYGASGRNGGWCSALFPASLPALAGLAGPAGLAGRAGALAQHRAMRATVDEVVRVAAAEGIDAHVAKGGTIILARSRAQWQRAREEVRAAREWGRGEDELLLLGADEARRVLAGAGTRGATYTPDCAALHPARLVHGLADAVLRRGVDLFEGTRVTSIEPGRAHTRHGLVRADVVVRATEGWTPRLPGHERAVAPVYSLVIATEPLSPAVWEQVGLARRETFSDHRHLIIYGQRTADDRLVFGGRGAPYHLGSRVRPEFDRDERVFMRLYATLLEMFPALAGTRVTHAWGGPLGIPRDWCASVGLDRSTGLGWAGGYVGDGVATTNLAGRTLRDLVLGHDTDLTRLPWVGHRSRRWEPEPLRWLGINAGLRATTLADAEERLTRRPSLVARAVAPLLGG; translated from the coding sequence ATGACCGGCGGGCTCTCGTTCTGGCACGAGACGGCCCGCCCCGGCCGCACCCGCCGGCCGGCGCTGCCCGGCGACCTCGACGTCGACGTGGCGATCGTGGGGGCGGGCTACACCGGGCTGTGGACCGCGTACTACCTGGCCGAGGCCGACCCGTCGCTGCGCATCGCCGTGCTGGAGGCCGAGACCGCGGGGTACGGCGCGTCCGGCCGCAACGGCGGCTGGTGCTCGGCGCTGTTCCCGGCGTCGCTCCCGGCGCTGGCGGGGCTGGCGGGGCCGGCCGGGCTGGCCGGCCGCGCCGGCGCGCTCGCCCAGCACCGCGCGATGCGGGCGACGGTCGACGAGGTGGTCCGGGTCGCCGCGGCCGAGGGGATCGACGCCCACGTGGCCAAGGGCGGCACGATCATCCTGGCCCGCAGCCGGGCCCAGTGGCAGCGCGCGCGGGAGGAGGTGCGGGCCGCCCGGGAGTGGGGTCGCGGCGAGGACGAGCTGCTCCTGCTCGGCGCCGACGAGGCGCGACGGGTCCTCGCCGGCGCCGGCACCCGCGGCGCGACGTACACCCCGGACTGCGCGGCCCTGCACCCCGCCCGGCTGGTCCACGGACTCGCCGACGCCGTGCTGCGCCGGGGCGTGGACCTCTTCGAGGGCACCCGGGTGACCTCCATCGAACCGGGCCGCGCGCACACCCGGCACGGCCTCGTGCGCGCCGACGTCGTGGTCCGTGCCACCGAGGGGTGGACGCCCCGGCTGCCGGGCCACGAGCGCGCCGTGGCGCCGGTCTACTCGCTGGTGATCGCGACTGAGCCCTTGTCCCCCGCGGTCTGGGAGCAGGTCGGGCTGGCCCGCCGCGAGACCTTCAGCGACCACCGGCACCTGATCATCTACGGCCAGCGCACCGCCGACGACCGGCTGGTCTTCGGCGGCCGCGGCGCGCCGTACCACCTCGGCTCCCGGGTCCGTCCGGAGTTCGACCGCGACGAGCGGGTCTTCATGCGCCTCTACGCGACGCTGCTGGAGATGTTCCCCGCGCTCGCCGGCACCCGGGTCACCCACGCCTGGGGCGGCCCGCTGGGGATCCCGCGGGACTGGTGCGCCTCGGTCGGCCTGGACCGGAGCACCGGCCTGGGGTGGGCGGGCGGGTACGTCGGGGACGGCGTCGCCACCACCAACCTCGCCGGCCGGACGCTGCGCGACCTGGTGCTCGGGCACGACACCGACCTCACCCGGCTCCCGTGGGTCGGCCACCGCTCCCGCCGGTGGGAGCCCGAGCCGCTGCGTTGGCTGGGCATCAACGCCGGGCTGCGCGCGACGACGCTGGCCGACGCCGAGGAGCGGCTCACCCGGCGGCCCAGCCTGGTCGCCCGGGCCGTGGCGCCGCTGCTCGGCGGCTGA
- a CDS encoding M1 family aminopeptidase — MHRLPPGRGLRPRRTPALAGLAFAGLVLVSLLLAAFVPGPVHAADPVPYGAAGIGDAYFPEDGNGGIDVQRYEVHDRWRFADRSLRGRTRVTLTATASLRGFDLDLLLPVRGVTVDGVAVPWSRPDAHELRVEAPVDAGATYDVVVRYAGRPGELGWDGEHSWLADETEVVAMGEPHMAPWWFAANDHPSDKAVFDLHLRARRGLDVVSNGRRVSRVDHGGWTTTHWTAAEPMAPYLAFVAVGDFVVRRGVHDGLPWLVAVSRQVPVRTRRRSLHLMLQSPRVVHWLAQRLGPYPFSTTGGLTTSLAPGFALENQTRPTYPVLAAGAIGTVVHELAHQWFGDDVSIAAWRDVWLNEGAATFMQVHWTETHGGEPARRWLERWYDANPAGASFWDLDIADPGPAHLFDRSVYERGAMTLEALRQRIGEDAFWTLLRTWLQQHAAGTGSTGQFQALAERVSGADLSGFFDAWLRATERPARTAANGLDTAAQARR; from the coding sequence GTGCACCGTCTCCCGCCCGGTCGCGGGCTCCGGCCGCGCCGGACCCCCGCCCTCGCGGGCCTCGCCTTCGCGGGCCTGGTCCTCGTGAGCCTCCTGCTCGCGGCGTTCGTCCCCGGCCCGGTCCACGCCGCGGACCCCGTGCCCTACGGGGCCGCCGGCATCGGCGACGCCTACTTCCCCGAGGACGGCAACGGCGGCATCGACGTGCAGCGCTACGAGGTGCACGACCGCTGGCGGTTCGCCGACCGGTCCCTGCGGGGGCGCACCCGGGTCACGCTCACGGCCACCGCGTCGCTGCGCGGCTTCGACCTCGACCTGCTGCTGCCGGTCCGCGGCGTCACCGTCGACGGGGTCGCGGTCCCCTGGAGCCGGCCGGACGCACACGAGCTGCGGGTCGAGGCGCCGGTCGACGCGGGCGCGACGTACGACGTGGTGGTCCGCTACGCCGGCCGGCCCGGCGAGCTGGGCTGGGACGGCGAGCACAGCTGGCTGGCCGACGAGACCGAGGTGGTGGCGATGGGGGAGCCGCACATGGCGCCGTGGTGGTTCGCCGCCAACGACCACCCCTCGGACAAGGCGGTGTTCGACCTGCACCTGCGGGCCCGGCGCGGGCTGGACGTGGTGTCCAACGGCCGCCGGGTCTCCCGGGTCGACCACGGCGGCTGGACCACGACGCACTGGACGGCCGCGGAGCCGATGGCGCCGTACCTCGCGTTCGTCGCCGTCGGCGACTTCGTGGTGCGGCGCGGCGTCCACGACGGGCTGCCGTGGCTGGTGGCGGTCTCGCGTCAGGTGCCGGTCCGCACCCGGCGCCGCTCGCTGCACCTGATGCTGCAGTCGCCGCGCGTGGTGCACTGGCTCGCGCAGCGGCTGGGGCCCTACCCGTTCTCGACCACCGGCGGCCTCACGACCAGCCTGGCTCCCGGGTTCGCGCTGGAGAACCAGACCCGGCCGACCTACCCGGTGCTGGCCGCCGGGGCGATCGGCACGGTCGTGCACGAGCTCGCCCACCAGTGGTTCGGCGACGACGTCTCGATCGCGGCGTGGCGCGACGTCTGGCTCAACGAGGGCGCGGCGACCTTCATGCAGGTGCACTGGACCGAGACGCACGGCGGTGAGCCGGCCCGGCGCTGGCTCGAGCGCTGGTACGACGCGAACCCGGCCGGCGCGTCGTTCTGGGACCTCGACATCGCCGACCCGGGGCCGGCGCACCTGTTCGACCGGTCGGTCTACGAGCGGGGCGCGATGACCCTCGAGGCGCTGCGACAGCGGATCGGCGAGGACGCCTTCTGGACGCTGCTGCGGACCTGGCTGCAGCAGCACGCGGCCGGCACCGGCTCCACCGGACAGTTCCAGGCGCTCGCGGAGCGGGTGAGCGGTGCGGATCTCTCGGGCTTCTTCGACGCGTGGCTGCGGGCCACCGAGCGGCCCGCCCGCACGGCCGCCAACGGTCTGGACACCGCGGCGCAGGCGCGGCGCTGA
- a CDS encoding serine protein kinase RIO, with the protein MSHDFTQDQQYVSDNLVRLPEQPSDEKTRLEGIDPSFVFEFAAYDDLDDDQRWSTWHDVEPLSRGPEPRPDWVVTSRGAIDTELGILKTGKEADVFLLERADPHDPSAGVVMAAKRYRDSRHRAFHRAAAYTEGRSTKRSRDERALRRNSTWGRIVAAGEWAVSEWDALTRLWSLGLPVPYPVQVDGTELLMEWITVDGETAPRLAQTRPSAALLASYFEQLREALAAMVQHGVVHGDLSAYNILAAGDRLVIIDLPQIVDLVGNASGMDFLMRDCANVCGWFRARGLEVDEHDLFGELLAHAF; encoded by the coding sequence ATGTCACACGACTTCACGCAGGACCAGCAGTACGTCTCTGACAACCTCGTCCGGCTGCCGGAGCAGCCGAGCGACGAGAAGACCCGGCTCGAGGGCATCGACCCGTCGTTCGTCTTCGAGTTCGCCGCCTACGACGACCTCGACGACGACCAGCGCTGGTCGACCTGGCACGACGTCGAGCCGCTCAGCCGCGGGCCGGAGCCGCGGCCCGACTGGGTCGTGACCTCCCGCGGCGCGATCGACACCGAGCTCGGCATCCTCAAGACCGGGAAGGAGGCCGACGTCTTCCTCCTCGAGCGGGCCGATCCCCACGACCCCTCCGCCGGGGTGGTGATGGCGGCCAAGCGCTACCGGGACAGCCGGCACCGGGCCTTCCACCGGGCCGCGGCCTACACCGAGGGCCGGAGCACGAAGCGGTCCCGCGACGAGAGGGCCCTCCGGCGCAACAGCACCTGGGGCAGGATCGTGGCCGCCGGCGAGTGGGCGGTCTCGGAGTGGGACGCGCTCACGCGGCTCTGGTCGCTCGGGCTGCCGGTGCCCTACCCGGTGCAGGTCGACGGGACCGAGCTCCTCATGGAGTGGATCACCGTCGACGGCGAGACCGCACCCCGGCTCGCGCAGACCAGACCCTCGGCGGCGCTGCTCGCGTCGTACTTCGAGCAGCTGCGCGAGGCGCTGGCCGCCATGGTGCAGCACGGCGTGGTGCACGGTGACCTGTCGGCCTACAACATCCTGGCGGCCGGGGACCGGCTCGTGATCATCGACCTGCCCCAGATCGTCGACCTGGTGGGCAACGCGTCCGGGATGGACTTCCTGATGCGGGACTGCGCCAACGTCTGCGGCTGGTTCCGGGCCCGCGGGCTGGAGGTCGACGAGCACGACCTGTTCGGGGAGCTGCTCGCCCACGCGTTCTGA
- a CDS encoding Rossmann fold nucleotide-binding protein — MRRTRGRQVEIDSLEDFDRRLARGTTRLSGWWVHGVDLSGRTEQLAACDVAGASFLACTFADGDAERIEGRGAIVFPALPGVPVDPYRSRLYTAGELFDERPYAASLDARAYAWSRGPQAPRAMLARALHDHAIDEALTAWVGDRRLVGVMGGHALERDDTGYADAARLGRLLAAGHTVTTGGGPGAMEAANLGARLADRTEDEHGQALSELATVPSYHPTIGAWADIALDVLEKWPGETETLGIPTWFYGHEPPNVFATAIAKYFRNATREAILVQVCDAGIVFLPGVGGTVQEVFQDGCENFYADESSVAPMVLVGRRYWTETVPAWPLLRSLARGRPMEPHAHLVDTVDEAADLVESTTAGAGRP, encoded by the coding sequence GTGAGACGCACCCGGGGCCGGCAGGTCGAGATCGACTCGCTGGAGGACTTCGACCGGCGGCTGGCCCGCGGCACCACCCGGCTCTCCGGCTGGTGGGTGCACGGCGTGGACCTGTCGGGCCGCACCGAGCAGCTGGCCGCCTGTGACGTCGCGGGCGCGTCGTTCCTGGCGTGCACCTTCGCCGACGGCGACGCCGAGCGGATCGAGGGGCGGGGCGCGATCGTGTTCCCCGCGCTGCCGGGCGTGCCGGTCGACCCCTACCGCAGCCGGCTCTACACCGCGGGCGAGCTGTTCGACGAGCGTCCGTACGCCGCCAGCCTCGACGCCCGCGCCTATGCGTGGTCGCGCGGGCCCCAGGCGCCCCGGGCGATGCTGGCCCGCGCCCTGCACGACCACGCGATCGACGAGGCCCTCACCGCCTGGGTGGGCGACCGCCGGCTGGTCGGCGTGATGGGCGGGCACGCACTGGAGCGCGACGACACCGGGTACGCCGATGCGGCCCGGCTCGGCCGGCTGCTCGCGGCCGGCCACACCGTGACCACCGGCGGCGGTCCGGGCGCGATGGAGGCGGCCAACCTGGGCGCGCGGCTGGCCGACCGGACCGAGGACGAGCACGGCCAGGCGCTCTCGGAGCTGGCCACGGTCCCGTCGTACCACCCCACGATCGGCGCCTGGGCCGACATCGCGCTCGACGTGCTGGAGAAGTGGCCCGGCGAGACCGAGACGCTCGGCATCCCCACCTGGTTCTACGGCCACGAGCCGCCGAACGTCTTCGCCACCGCGATCGCGAAGTACTTCCGCAACGCGACCCGCGAGGCGATCCTGGTGCAGGTCTGCGACGCCGGGATCGTCTTCCTCCCGGGCGTCGGCGGCACCGTCCAGGAGGTGTTCCAGGACGGCTGCGAGAACTTCTACGCCGACGAGTCCTCGGTGGCGCCGATGGTGCTCGTCGGGCGCCGGTACTGGACCGAGACGGTCCCGGCCTGGCCGCTGCTGCGGTCGCTCGCGCGGGGTCGGCCCATGGAGCCGCACGCCCATCTCGTCGACACCGTCGACGAGGCCGCGGACCTCGTCGAATCCACCACCGCGGGGGCCGGCAGACCCTAG
- a CDS encoding TIGR03767 family metallophosphoesterase: MTLSRRALFRSAAAVAGVAAVTGVTGLAEEAVAGAWSVGRTTLDRVLLRGPAGRHGWRPVVSGAGEPHLVRGDLAGPRSGRGKRRTPLLAFVQLSDVHIVDAQSPLRKEMAEVLSSSAYRPQEVLTAHIAEAMVREINQIGRGPVTGTDLALALQTGDNSDNGQYNETRWNIDLLDGGTVRQDSGDLTRYEGVMDDDPTYYDPQFWHPGAPAGLPVDRYRQAGFPRRPGLLDECRRPFRAHGLRMQWFTAFGNHDGLWQGNFVHTDPDNAIAVGDRKNTSKGVRTVTADPDRRLLSASEMVAEHFTTTGLPVGHGFTEQNRQDGTAYYTVDRGTDGLVRFIVLDSVNPYGGQNGSLDPAQFAWLQQQLQDAADRLVVVACHHPSWSMTNATVPTGAPADRVLGGQLVEELLAHENVVAWVNGHTHRNTVRAHSRPAGGGFWEINTASHIDWPQQSRIIEMVDNHDGTVSIFATMVDHGAPVRMPSHLDGPVRLAALGRLLAANDPQEQSTDRRGKRRDRNVELVLPAPAVLRG, from the coding sequence ATGACCCTGAGCCGCCGCGCCCTGTTCCGTTCCGCCGCAGCCGTCGCGGGCGTGGCCGCCGTCACCGGGGTCACCGGGCTGGCCGAGGAGGCCGTCGCCGGCGCGTGGAGCGTCGGCAGGACCACGCTGGACCGGGTGCTGCTCCGTGGTCCCGCCGGCAGGCACGGCTGGCGCCCGGTGGTGAGCGGCGCCGGCGAGCCGCACCTGGTCCGCGGCGACCTCGCCGGTCCCCGGAGCGGCCGCGGGAAGCGGCGGACGCCGCTGCTGGCCTTCGTCCAGCTCTCCGACGTGCACATCGTCGACGCCCAGTCCCCCCTGCGCAAGGAGATGGCCGAGGTGCTCTCCAGCTCGGCCTACCGGCCGCAGGAGGTGCTCACGGCCCACATCGCCGAGGCGATGGTGCGCGAGATCAACCAGATCGGCCGGGGCCCGGTGACCGGCACCGACCTGGCGCTGGCCCTGCAGACCGGGGACAACTCCGACAACGGCCAGTACAACGAGACCCGGTGGAACATCGACCTGCTCGACGGTGGCACCGTGCGCCAGGACTCCGGCGACCTGACCCGCTACGAGGGCGTCATGGACGACGACCCGACGTACTACGACCCGCAGTTCTGGCACCCGGGCGCACCCGCGGGGCTGCCGGTCGACCGCTACCGCCAGGCCGGGTTCCCGAGGCGGCCCGGACTGCTCGACGAGTGCCGGCGGCCCTTCCGCGCCCACGGCCTGCGCATGCAGTGGTTCACCGCCTTCGGCAACCACGACGGGCTCTGGCAGGGCAACTTCGTGCACACCGACCCCGACAACGCGATCGCCGTCGGCGACCGCAAGAACACCTCGAAGGGCGTGCGCACCGTCACCGCCGACCCGGACCGGCGGCTGCTCAGCGCGTCCGAGATGGTCGCCGAGCACTTCACGACGACCGGCCTGCCGGTGGGCCACGGGTTCACGGAGCAGAACCGGCAGGACGGCACGGCCTACTACACCGTCGACCGCGGCACCGACGGCCTGGTGCGCTTCATCGTCCTGGACTCCGTCAACCCGTACGGCGGGCAGAACGGCTCGCTGGACCCGGCCCAGTTCGCCTGGCTGCAGCAGCAGCTCCAGGACGCCGCCGACCGGCTGGTCGTGGTGGCCTGCCACCACCCGTCCTGGTCGATGACCAACGCGACCGTGCCCACGGGGGCGCCCGCCGACCGGGTGCTGGGCGGGCAGCTGGTCGAGGAGCTGCTCGCGCACGAGAACGTCGTGGCCTGGGTCAACGGCCACACCCACCGCAACACGGTCCGGGCCCACTCGCGCCCGGCCGGCGGCGGCTTCTGGGAGATCAACACCGCCTCGCACATCGACTGGCCCCAGCAGTCGCGGATCATCGAGATGGTCGACAACCACGACGGCACGGTGTCGATCTTCGCCACCATGGTCGACCACGGCGCGCCCGTCCGGATGCCCTCGCACCTCGACGGCCCGGTCCGGCTGGCGGCCCTGGGCCGGCTGCTCGCCGCCAACGACCCGCAGGAGCAGTCCACCGACCGGCGCGGCAAGCGTCGCGACCGCAACGTGGAGCTGGTGCTGCCGGCCCCGGCGGTCCTTCGCGGCTGA
- a CDS encoding N-acetyltransferase, translating into MTRDPAGGGGIGHERVAAAARAWLWYPDDAVVVHRDDLVVVRWPDYFAASGPGVLRLGGDTPTPVLLDEALALARRWGAGRVTVWVTLDAPPDLEPLLAERAARLDETLDVFALDLTGPLPALDVPGDLELGWQRDPATTREVLEIGMAAFGEGSIPPEAKLAELGAEADASYRAGRGGSVLARLAGRAVAAGGLAVAEDVARLWGGGVVPAARGRGAYRGVLAERLRYAVEHGCTLALVKGRVETSGPVLRRAGFAAYGQERSYTLPVG; encoded by the coding sequence ATGACCCGGGACCCGGCCGGCGGGGGCGGGATCGGCCACGAGCGGGTGGCCGCGGCCGCGCGCGCGTGGCTGTGGTACCCCGACGACGCCGTCGTGGTGCACCGCGACGACCTGGTCGTGGTGCGGTGGCCCGACTACTTCGCGGCCTCCGGGCCCGGCGTCCTGCGGCTCGGCGGCGACACGCCCACCCCGGTGCTGCTCGACGAGGCGCTCGCCCTCGCCCGCCGGTGGGGCGCGGGTCGGGTCACGGTCTGGGTCACGCTCGACGCGCCCCCCGACCTCGAGCCGCTGCTGGCCGAGCGCGCCGCGCGCCTCGACGAGACCCTCGACGTCTTCGCGCTCGACCTGACCGGGCCGCTGCCGGCGCTCGACGTCCCGGGCGACCTGGAGCTGGGCTGGCAGCGCGACCCCGCGACCACCCGGGAGGTGCTCGAGATCGGGATGGCCGCCTTCGGCGAGGGCTCGATCCCGCCGGAGGCCAAGCTGGCCGAGCTCGGCGCCGAGGCGGACGCCTCCTACCGGGCCGGGCGCGGTGGCAGCGTGCTGGCCCGGCTCGCCGGGCGGGCGGTCGCCGCCGGCGGGCTGGCGGTGGCCGAGGACGTCGCGCGGCTGTGGGGCGGCGGCGTGGTCCCCGCCGCCCGCGGCCGCGGCGCCTACCGGGGCGTGCTCGCGGAGCGCCTGCGCTACGCGGTCGAGCACGGCTGCACGCTCGCCCTGGTCAAGGGACGGGTGGAGACCTCCGGCCCGGTGCTGCGCCGGGCCGGCTTCGCGGCGTACGGCCAGGAGCGGTCCTACACCCTGCCGGTCGGCTGA
- the rlmN gene encoding 23S rRNA (adenine(2503)-C(2))-methyltransferase RlmN, protein MSDAAESTAPAPQEGAATLPLVFDEPRGRRKPPRHLADLTAEERSRRAAELGLPGFRAKQLSTHYFARLVDDPAQMTDLPAAQREQLVAALLPPLMSPLRTMEADRGTTRKTLWRLFDGALVESVLMRYPDRATVCVSSQAGCGMACPFCATGQGGLQRNMSTAEIVEQVVAGARAMHRGEVPGGPGRVSNVVFMGMGEPLANYKAVIGAVRRLTDPTPDGLGMSARGVTVSTVGLVPRINQLAEEGIPVTLALSLHAPDDELRNELVPINTRFSVDETVDAAWNYARTTKRRVSIEYAMMRGINDQAWRADLLGDVLNARGDWGWVHVNLIPLNPTPGSKWTASDPADEREFVRRLEAKGIPTTVRDTRGREIDGACGQLAATEA, encoded by the coding sequence ATGTCCGATGCTGCTGAGTCCACCGCGCCCGCCCCCCAGGAGGGGGCGGCGACGCTTCCCCTCGTCTTCGACGAGCCACGCGGCCGGCGCAAGCCGCCGCGCCACCTCGCCGACCTCACCGCCGAGGAGCGCAGCCGGCGGGCCGCCGAGCTGGGCCTGCCCGGCTTCCGGGCCAAGCAGCTGTCCACGCACTACTTCGCCCGACTGGTCGACGACCCGGCGCAGATGACGGATCTGCCGGCCGCGCAGCGCGAGCAGCTCGTGGCGGCGCTGCTGCCGCCGCTGATGAGCCCGCTGCGGACGATGGAGGCCGACCGGGGGACCACCCGCAAGACCCTGTGGAGGCTCTTCGACGGCGCCCTGGTGGAGTCGGTGCTGATGCGCTACCCCGATCGCGCCACCGTGTGCGTCTCCAGCCAGGCCGGCTGCGGGATGGCCTGCCCGTTCTGCGCCACCGGTCAGGGCGGGCTGCAGCGCAACATGTCCACCGCCGAGATCGTCGAGCAGGTCGTGGCCGGCGCCCGGGCGATGCACCGCGGCGAGGTCCCCGGGGGACCGGGCCGGGTCTCCAACGTGGTGTTCATGGGGATGGGCGAGCCGCTGGCCAACTACAAGGCCGTGATCGGCGCCGTCCGCCGGCTCACCGACCCGACCCCCGACGGGCTGGGGATGTCGGCGCGTGGCGTCACGGTCTCGACCGTGGGCCTGGTGCCGCGGATCAACCAGCTCGCCGAGGAGGGCATCCCGGTGACGCTGGCCCTGAGCCTGCACGCGCCCGACGACGAGCTGCGCAACGAGCTGGTCCCGATCAACACCCGGTTCTCGGTCGACGAGACCGTCGACGCCGCCTGGAACTACGCCCGCACCACCAAGCGCCGGGTCTCGATCGAGTACGCCATGATGCGCGGCATCAACGACCAGGCCTGGCGGGCGGACCTGCTCGGCGACGTGCTCAACGCCCGGGGCGACTGGGGCTGGGTGCACGTCAACCTGATCCCGCTCAACCCGACCCCCGGGTCGAAGTGGACCGCCTCCGACCCCGCCGACGAGCGCGAGTTCGTGCGCCGGCTGGAGGCGAAGGGCATCCCCACCACGGTCCGCGACACCCGCGGCCGCGAGATCGACGGGGCCTGCGGGCAGCTGGCCGCCACCGAGGCATGA
- a CDS encoding histidine phosphatase family protein, with protein sequence MTLFLVRHGRSAPRSGVPAHEWELDPAGYDDIWALRESGRLPDRAAWFTSPEPKAIGTASLLTDGEVGVMLDLREHVRDSTDLIEDFPAVVERAFAEPERSAYVGWEPLASCRERVSRAVEGILAAHAEEDVVLVGHGTAWTALVAALTGEPADLARWRTLAMPDLIVVTLDPDGRPGTAAG encoded by the coding sequence ATGACTCTCTTCCTCGTGCGACACGGTCGCTCCGCGCCCCGGTCCGGGGTTCCCGCCCACGAGTGGGAGCTGGACCCGGCGGGCTACGACGACATCTGGGCCCTGCGCGAGTCCGGCCGGCTCCCGGACCGGGCCGCCTGGTTCACCTCACCGGAGCCCAAGGCGATCGGCACCGCCTCGCTGCTCACCGACGGCGAGGTCGGCGTGATGCTCGACCTGCGCGAGCACGTGCGCGACTCCACGGACCTGATCGAGGACTTCCCGGCGGTCGTGGAGCGCGCGTTCGCCGAGCCCGAGCGGTCGGCGTACGTCGGCTGGGAGCCGCTCGCCTCCTGCCGGGAACGGGTGAGCCGGGCCGTCGAGGGCATCCTCGCCGCCCACGCCGAGGAGGACGTGGTCCTCGTGGGCCACGGGACCGCCTGGACGGCGCTGGTCGCCGCGCTCACCGGGGAGCCCGCCGACCTCGCGCGCTGGCGGACGCTCGCGATGCCCGACCTGATCGTGGTCACCCTCGACCCGGACGGCAGGCCCGGCACGGCCGCAGGCTGA